From the genome of Neodiprion pinetum isolate iyNeoPine1 chromosome 3, iyNeoPine1.2, whole genome shotgun sequence, one region includes:
- the LOC124215572 gene encoding malate dehydrogenase, mitochondrial isoform X1, producing MPLYQSDLPRMILPVRNGTTLVSQTKADSHLRLVVAVNIGTRVVRHVNERQHHFRFQWAMSSLRKNLGEFLLFNANSRHLLSSRSISILRKHKVKTKSSSQRRPAIKPAVESSRGDFTKRGPDTVSVALIGGGTTPAYTALLLKQAPIIKRVHIADTIDKTASLILDASHVDTSTKIRYFKRNNMIEAMQEVDIIAIMDEEDFTLGKASSHGQFLAGSQHVKVVAEKMVHCCPTALVAVFAHPVTATLPLISEIYKRAGCWDPNRIVGSVAIDSMRIQAMAANLFDLNPAFTTVPIVGGADACTVVPLLSRAKPVNQFSKEQQNSLIHTLRASDNELASIGECRAGPTLSAAAAATKFIVTLACGYCGFKNAVASAFVRSNVLPVCRYFATELQFGPGGVEKSFGLPKVSSVELELVEQAIPIINANVDLAVNFIRANSKLRSKM from the exons ATGCCATTGTATCAATCGGATTTACCTCGGATGATACTTCCTGTACGAAACGGCACTACTTTGGTATCACAAACTAAGGCCGATTCACATCTCCGCCTTGTCGTTGCCGTGAATATAGGAACGCGTGTAGTACGGCATGTCAACGAACGGCAGCACCACTTTCGCTTTCAATG GGCGATGTCAAGTTTAAGGAAAAATTTGGGCGAATTTCTACTCTTCAATGCGAACTCCCGCCACCTTCTATCATCGAGGAGTATAAGTATTCTACGGAAACATAAGGTTAAGACCAAATCATCTTCACAACGTCGTCCAGCAATTAAACCGGCCGTCGAGTCTAGCAGAGGTGATTTTACAAAAAGGGGACCTGACACCGTATCCGTGGCTCTGATCGGTGGTGGTACAACCCCAGCCTATACTGCGCTTCTTTTGAAACAGGCGCCAATTATAAAACGCGTGCACATTGCGGATACCATCGACAAAACGGCGTCTCTGATATTAGATGCAAGTCATGTCGATACCTCGACGAAAATAAGATACTTCAAGAGAAATAACATGATAGAGGCAATGCAAGAG GTGGATATAATCGCAATTATGGACGAAGAAGACTTTACGTTGGGAAAAGCAAGTTCGCACGGTCAATTCTTGGCGGGTTCGCAGCACGTGAAAGTTGTGGCCGAAAAAATGGTGCATTGCTGTCCCACTGCCTTGGTCGCAGTCTTCGCGCATCCTGTCACAGCAACTTTGCCTCTGATTTCCGAAATTTACAAGCGCGCCGGTTGCTGGGATCCAAATCGCATTGTCGGTTCTGTAGCCATTGACTCAATGCGAATTCAAGCCATGGCTGCAAATCTCTTCGATCTCAATCCAGCCTTCACTACGGTCCCAATTGTCGGCGGGGCTGACGCTTGCACCGTTGTTCCACTTTTGTCTCGAGCTAAGCCTGTCAATCAGTTTTCAAAA GAGCAGCAGAATTCGCTGATTCACACACTCAGGGCATCCGATAACGAGTTGGCGAGCATCGGAGAGTGCAGAGCCGGTCCGACGCTCTCGGCAGCAGCAGCCGCGACGAAATTTATAGTAACACTGGCCTGTGGTTACTGCGGTTTTAAAAACGCTGTTGCCAGTGCATTCGTTCGATCGAACGTGCTTCCGGTGTGCCGATATTTTGCCACAGAACTACAGTTCGGACCTGGAGgtgtggaaaaaagtttcggcCTCCCAAAGGTCTCGTCTGTCGAACTTGAACTAGTAGAACAAGCGATCCCTATCATCAATGCGAACGTCGACTTGGCGGTTAATTTCATACGCGCGAATAGCAAATTGAGGTCTAAGATGTAA
- the LOC124215572 gene encoding malate dehydrogenase, mitochondrial isoform X2 — translation MKTRLAMSSLRKNLGEFLLFNANSRHLLSSRSISILRKHKVKTKSSSQRRPAIKPAVESSRGDFTKRGPDTVSVALIGGGTTPAYTALLLKQAPIIKRVHIADTIDKTASLILDASHVDTSTKIRYFKRNNMIEAMQEVDIIAIMDEEDFTLGKASSHGQFLAGSQHVKVVAEKMVHCCPTALVAVFAHPVTATLPLISEIYKRAGCWDPNRIVGSVAIDSMRIQAMAANLFDLNPAFTTVPIVGGADACTVVPLLSRAKPVNQFSKEQQNSLIHTLRASDNELASIGECRAGPTLSAAAAATKFIVTLACGYCGFKNAVASAFVRSNVLPVCRYFATELQFGPGGVEKSFGLPKVSSVELELVEQAIPIINANVDLAVNFIRANSKLRSKM, via the exons ATGAAAACTCGAtt GGCGATGTCAAGTTTAAGGAAAAATTTGGGCGAATTTCTACTCTTCAATGCGAACTCCCGCCACCTTCTATCATCGAGGAGTATAAGTATTCTACGGAAACATAAGGTTAAGACCAAATCATCTTCACAACGTCGTCCAGCAATTAAACCGGCCGTCGAGTCTAGCAGAGGTGATTTTACAAAAAGGGGACCTGACACCGTATCCGTGGCTCTGATCGGTGGTGGTACAACCCCAGCCTATACTGCGCTTCTTTTGAAACAGGCGCCAATTATAAAACGCGTGCACATTGCGGATACCATCGACAAAACGGCGTCTCTGATATTAGATGCAAGTCATGTCGATACCTCGACGAAAATAAGATACTTCAAGAGAAATAACATGATAGAGGCAATGCAAGAG GTGGATATAATCGCAATTATGGACGAAGAAGACTTTACGTTGGGAAAAGCAAGTTCGCACGGTCAATTCTTGGCGGGTTCGCAGCACGTGAAAGTTGTGGCCGAAAAAATGGTGCATTGCTGTCCCACTGCCTTGGTCGCAGTCTTCGCGCATCCTGTCACAGCAACTTTGCCTCTGATTTCCGAAATTTACAAGCGCGCCGGTTGCTGGGATCCAAATCGCATTGTCGGTTCTGTAGCCATTGACTCAATGCGAATTCAAGCCATGGCTGCAAATCTCTTCGATCTCAATCCAGCCTTCACTACGGTCCCAATTGTCGGCGGGGCTGACGCTTGCACCGTTGTTCCACTTTTGTCTCGAGCTAAGCCTGTCAATCAGTTTTCAAAA GAGCAGCAGAATTCGCTGATTCACACACTCAGGGCATCCGATAACGAGTTGGCGAGCATCGGAGAGTGCAGAGCCGGTCCGACGCTCTCGGCAGCAGCAGCCGCGACGAAATTTATAGTAACACTGGCCTGTGGTTACTGCGGTTTTAAAAACGCTGTTGCCAGTGCATTCGTTCGATCGAACGTGCTTCCGGTGTGCCGATATTTTGCCACAGAACTACAGTTCGGACCTGGAGgtgtggaaaaaagtttcggcCTCCCAAAGGTCTCGTCTGTCGAACTTGAACTAGTAGAACAAGCGATCCCTATCATCAATGCGAACGTCGACTTGGCGGTTAATTTCATACGCGCGAATAGCAAATTGAGGTCTAAGATGTAA
- the Nacalpha gene encoding nascent polypeptide-associated complex subunit alpha, producing MPELTELDKAASSEPTKVEAAAAAAGSGTDSDSDDTIPELEDAGVAEAGGFPGTPGTGLPIDSVSKAKQSRGEKKARKLMSKLGLKPVQGVNRVTIRKSKNILFVINKPDVYKNPASDTYIVFGEAKIEDLSQQAQVAAAEKFKAPEVIPATEAGGSTTVVAPIQEESEEEEVDETGVEEKDVDLVMSQANVSRGKAIKALKNNQNDIVNAIMELTM from the exons ATGCCGGAATTAACTGAATTGGACAAGGCTGCGTCCTCCGAACCTACCAAAGTCGAGGCGGCAGCTGCAGCCGCTGGTTCAGGAACTGACTCGGACTCTGACGACACGATTCCAGAGTTGGAAGATGCTGGAGTTGCTGAAGCAGGTGGTTTTCCTGGCACGCCGGGAACAGGTTTGCCAATTGACTCCGTTTCGAAGGCCAAGCAAAGCCGCGGGGAAAAGAAGGCCAGAAAGTTGATGAGCAAGCTTGGACTTAAGCCA GTCCAAGGTGTCAACAGGGTGACcattcgaaaatcaaaaaatattctcttCGTCATAAACAAACCAGACGTCTACAAGAATCCTGCATCCGACACCTATATTGTCTTTGGTGAAGCGAag aTTGAAGATCTGAGTCAACAAGCCCAAGTCGCTGCCGCAGAGAAATTCAAGGCACCCGAAGTCATCCCAGCAACCGAAGCTGGTGGCAGCACAACG GTGGTAGCACCGATCCAAGAGGAATCCGAGGAGGAAGAAGTGGATGAGACGGGAGTTGAGGAGAAGGACGTTGACCTTGTTATGTCACAAGCTAATGTTAGCCGAGGGAAGGCCATCAAAGctctgaaaaataatcaaaacgACATCGTCAATGCGATTATG GAATTAACAATGTGA
- the LOC124215235 gene encoding malonyl-CoA decarboxylase, mitochondrial, translating into MKIQGARRMIGRAIALTRLISAKRAKQSATGSQNIYRSISSHVVTSNKVSSGQEMTDQNNNIGCSQSGLTVIEQLGHLFKLKEIPNTSNWIVETKIQSLCNAYVALSKNDKETFLRTLASKYAVDHDVVRKMAFNLACDEKKQLDERQMINGERTLKNVLTPKYHWLFLLTGRLKHGVKFLVDLRTDVLNLLSELKDPDETIVAQQLNITLHDLLLQWFSVGFFDLERVTWQSSCEMLEKVSNYEMIHPIKNWTDLKRRVGPYRRCYVFTHRAMPREPLVVLHTALCGSIPSSVKEVFQTEAQTDGMYGKAESSAPEDTSKIKAAVFYSIASTQRGLQGIELGNYLIKNVAAKVLEEFPLIDQLSSLSPIPNYRIWLLERIKNDVGQTFTKEERQLIGSLLCSTDIHTALKKVLSNSLWINNKDIVEALRVPLLRSCASYLYNEKRRNYALNNVANFHLRNGAVMWRINWLADPSPRGAANSCGIMVNYRYYLHETETNSRNYIERNIIKASEDVIRLAAESETLLQKSRL; encoded by the exons atgaaaatacaagGAGCTAGGAGGATGATCGGAAGAGCGATCGCGTTGACGCGTCTAATTTCAGCTAAACGTGCAAAACAATCTGCCACCGGTTCACAGAATATTTACAGATCGATTTCAAGCCACGTTGTAACCAGCAATAAAGTTTCTTCAGGCCAAGAAATGACGGATCAAAACAATAATATTGGCTGCTCACAGTCAGGGCTCACTGTCATCGAGCAGCTAGGACATCTTTTCAAACTCAAGGAAATTCCAAACACCAGTAACTGGATTGTCGAG ACAAAAATTCAGTCCCTCTGCAACGCGTACGTCGCTCTCTCAAAAAATGACAAAGAGACGTTCCTTCGCACTCTGGCATCCAAGTACGCTGTCGACCACGATGTTGTTCGGAAAATGGCTTTTAATTTGGCTTGCGACGAG AAGAAGCAACTTGACGAAAGGCAGATGATCAATGGCGAGCGTACTCTAAAGAATGTTCTCACACCTAAGTATCACTGGCTCTTTTTACTCACTGGACGGCTCAAGCACGGAGTCAAATTCCTTGTCGATCTTCGCACAGATGTCTTG AATCTTCTGTCTGAGCTGAAAGATCCGGATGAAACAATCGTGGCGCAACAGCTGAACATAACGCTGCATGATCTTCTTCTACAGTGGTTCTCTGTTGGATTTTTTGACCTAGAACGTGTGACCTGGCAAAGCTCGTGCGAGATGTTAGAGAAG GTTTCCAACTACGAAATGATTCATCCTATAAAAAATTGGACAGACCTGAAGCGGAGAGTCGGGCCTTACAGAAGATGTTACGTATTCACACACAGAGCAATGCCAAGAGAGCCTTTGGTTGTCCTGCATACTGCCCTTTGCGGCTCGATACCTA GTAGTGTAAAGGAAGTCTTTCAAACCGAGGCTCAAACTGATGGAATGTACGGAAAGGCTGAATCCTCAGCTCCCGAAGACACATCCAAAATAAAAGCAGCTGTTTTTTATTCCATAGCTTCGACGCAGAGGGGCTTACAG GGCATTGAATTGGGTAATTATCTGATAAAAAATGTCGCTGCTAAGGTTTTGGAGGAATTTCCACTAATTGATCAGCTATCCAGCCTGTCCCCGATCCCAAATTACAGGATTTGGCTTTTAGAGAGGattaaaaatg ATGTTGGCCAAACATTCACTAAAGAGGAGCGACAACTTATTGGAAGTCTTTTGTGCAGCACTGACATTCATACCGCGTTAAAGAAGGTATTGAGTAATTCATTATGGATCAATAACAAAGACATAGTCGAGGCTCTTAGAGTACCGTTATTGCGATCTTGTGCTAGCTATctttacaatgaaaaaaggagaaaCTATGCTCTGAATAACGTTG CAAACTTTCACCTACGAAATGGGGCTGTTATGTGGCGGATAAATTGGCTCGCTGATCCCTCACCACGGGGGGCAGCAAATAGCTGTGGTATTATGGTGAACTACAG GTACTATTTGCACGAAACTGAAACTAATAGTAGAAACTATATCGAGAGGAATATAATTAAAGCCTCAGAGGATGTGATTAGACTAGCTGCGGAGTCCGAAACGTTGTTGCAAAAATCACGTTTGTGA